One Dysidea avara chromosome 7, odDysAvar1.4, whole genome shotgun sequence genomic region harbors:
- the LOC136260782 gene encoding putative glucosylceramidase 3, which produces MTLSASVVAELFFVLLVAVVCPGSSATTIQWYRTARGNSDRLSQQTSITFGGDFTSSSTITVNRQVTYQTVLGFGGAFTDSASYIFSKLNSTLQAQLLDMYFSESGLKYNMARLPIGSCDFSLENYNYDNTSGDADLSKFSINHDKENIIPFIKGALTTMQKWTNDSLNIVASPWSPPGWMKVPESPYCPQSCSNCELKDEYKHTWALYFSKFVSAYKSEEINIWGVTVQNEPEYCPSNYESMHFTPETERDFIKTYLGPQLKEDHPDLNILIYDHNKDHVVEWAKTIYSDSDAAQYVWGTAIHWYTGDQFSNLNTTHNLFPDRPILATESTENRETNPKSPEWGKGEHYAHDIIGDMNNWVVGFIDWNLLLDVLGGPNHKGPDECEGAVKCGFDSMLLVDYNSQIIYPQVFYYYVGHISKFVPRESVRIDTVVAGSTLETVAFLTPDKTVVVVVMNRQDHPVTFKLLDIVDGSKQAVRVTALARSIQTFMYR; this is translated from the exons ATGACACTGTCAGCTAGCGTTGTTGCAGAATTGTTCTTCGTATTGCTGGTAGCTGTTGTGTGCCCAGGCAGTAGTGCCACAACCATCCAGTGGTACCGGACTGCTCGAGGGAATAGTGACCGCCTTTCTCAACAAACAAGTATTACTTTTGGAGGAGACTTCACTAGCTCTTCCACCATAACCGTGAACAG GCAGGTGACATACCAGACGGTGCTGGGATTTGGGGGAGCATTCACTGACTCTGCCTCCTACATATTCTCCAAGCTTAACTCTACTCTGCAAGCCCAACTGCTAGACATGTACTTCTCAGAGTCCGGACTCAAGTACAACATGGCTCGGCTGCCCATAGGCTCCTGTGACTTCTCTCTAGAGAACTACAACTATGATAACACTAGTGGAGATGCAGATCTAAGCAAATTCAGCATCAACCATGACAAGGAGAACATCATCCCTTTCATCAAGGGAGCTCTTACTACCATGCAGAAATGGACTAATGACTCACTAAACATTGTTGCTTCTCCATGGAGCCCACCGGGATGGATGAAGGTACCAGAGTCACCCTACTGTCCTCAGTCTTGCAGCAATTGTGAACTCAAGGATGAATACAAGCACACATGGGCCCTCTACTTCTCAAAGTTTGTGTCTGCCTACAAGTCAGAAGAGATAAACATTTGGGGAGTGACTGTCCAAAATGAACCAGAATACTGTCCCTCAAATTATGAGTCCATGCACTTCACTCCTGAGACTGAGAGAGACTTCATCAAGACTTATCTCGGACCTCAGCTAAAGGAAGACCATCCTGACTTGAATATCCTCATCTATGACCACAACAAGGACCATGTGGTGGAATGGGCTAAGACGATCTATTCTGACAGTGATGCAGCTCAGTATGTATGGGGTACAGCTATCCACTGGTACACAGGAGACCAATTCTCTAATCTCAACACCACTCATAATCTCTTCCCTGACAGACCAATCCTTGCCACTGAGTCTACTGAAAACAGAGAGACTAACCCTAAAAGTCCTGAATGGGGCAAAGGGGAACACTATGCTCATGACATAATAGGAGATATGAACAATTGGGTGGTGGGTTTTATTGACTGGAATCTCCTGCTAGACGTGTTGGGTGGACCTAACCACAAAGGACCTGATGAGTGTGAAGGTGCAGTCAAGTGTGGCTTTGATTCCATGCTATTGGTAGACTACAATAGTCAGATCATCTATCCTCAAGTGTTTTACTATTATGTGGGACACATCAG CAAGTTTGTTCCCCGAGAGTCTGTAAGGATTGACACTGTTGTAGCTGGATCGACTCTGGAAACAGTAGCCTTTCTCACTCCTGACAAAacagtagtggtagtagtgatGAACAGACAAGACCACCCAGTCACCTTCAAACTGTTAGACATTGTTGATGGTAGCAAGCAAGCTGTCAGAGTCACTGCACTGGCCCGCAGCATACAAACATTCATGTACCGTTAA